A stretch of the Amycolatopsis sp. BJA-103 genome encodes the following:
- a CDS encoding response regulator, whose translation MAVIRVVLADDQVLVRSGFAALLRVEAGITVVGEADDGDAAVTVVAETVPDVVLMDVRMPGLDGIEATRRIVADERLSGVRVLMLTTFDLDEYVFDALRAGASGFLLKHTKPGDLIEAVRVVAAGDALLSPSVTRRLIAEFTARPSHPMPRADGSAFTEREHEVVQRVAQGMSNEEIAREFVISAATVRTHVSRAMAKVHARDRAQLVVFAYQSGMVRA comes from the coding sequence ATGGCCGTGATCAGGGTGGTGCTCGCCGACGACCAGGTGCTCGTCCGGTCCGGTTTCGCGGCGTTGCTGCGGGTCGAAGCCGGGATCACCGTGGTGGGTGAGGCGGACGACGGCGACGCGGCGGTGACCGTGGTCGCGGAAACCGTGCCCGACGTGGTGCTGATGGACGTCCGGATGCCCGGTCTCGACGGTATCGAGGCGACCCGCCGGATCGTGGCCGACGAACGGCTGTCCGGCGTCCGCGTCCTCATGTTGACCACCTTCGACCTGGACGAATATGTCTTCGACGCCTTGCGCGCGGGTGCCAGCGGGTTCCTGCTCAAACACACCAAACCCGGGGACCTCATCGAAGCCGTCCGCGTGGTCGCCGCGGGCGACGCGCTCCTCTCGCCGAGCGTGACGCGGCGGCTGATCGCGGAATTCACCGCGCGGCCGTCGCATCCGATGCCCCGGGCGGACGGTTCCGCGTTCACCGAACGGGAGCACGAGGTCGTCCAGCGGGTCGCGCAGGGGATGTCGAACGAAGAGATCGCGCGGGAGTTCGTGATCAGCGCGGCGACGGTCCGGACGCACGTCAGCCGCGCGATGGCCAAGGTGCACGCCCGCGATCGCGCGCAACTGGTGGTCTTCGCCTATCAGAGCGGGATGGTGCGCGCCTGA
- a CDS encoding sensor histidine kinase: MKWLIRIGAVAGWLAVSASLIVGTANLEPDHGERPIDAFGFAVVALACAALAGVRRLPVATAGTEAFALLLYLGFGYPDGPVLFAGLVPLFALGTLRPRRLAYAVAGGMAAMVVSANLATGGAGVIDLVFVGWAGVAVFAADALRGRRERAAAAEQAERDRVLGERLRIAQDLHDSVGHAMAVINVQSGMARHVLDEHPEVAKEALEVVRVVSGTILDELNAMVRLLRDSAPLRPSPGLADLPALVASTNQAGLAVTLELDAPGIGQPVGGAVYRIVQESLTNAAKHGASSAGVTVKASEDGLRLDVVNEVRTPGPDSPGAGIMGMGERAQATGGTLTARREDGRFRVSARWP, encoded by the coding sequence GTGAAGTGGCTGATCAGGATCGGAGCGGTGGCCGGATGGCTCGCGGTGAGCGCTTCGCTCATCGTCGGCACGGCGAACCTCGAGCCCGATCACGGGGAACGCCCGATCGACGCGTTCGGGTTCGCCGTCGTCGCGCTCGCCTGTGCCGCACTCGCCGGTGTCCGGCGCCTGCCGGTGGCGACAGCGGGGACGGAAGCGTTTGCGCTCCTGCTCTACCTGGGGTTCGGCTATCCCGACGGTCCGGTGCTGTTCGCCGGTCTCGTGCCGTTGTTCGCACTCGGGACCCTGCGTCCGCGAAGGCTCGCGTACGCCGTCGCGGGCGGCATGGCGGCGATGGTCGTCAGCGCGAACCTGGCCACCGGCGGTGCCGGAGTCATCGATCTGGTCTTCGTCGGCTGGGCGGGCGTAGCGGTCTTCGCGGCCGACGCGCTTCGAGGACGTCGTGAGCGGGCAGCGGCCGCGGAGCAGGCCGAACGCGATCGAGTCCTCGGCGAGCGGCTCAGGATCGCGCAGGATCTGCACGACAGCGTCGGCCACGCGATGGCCGTCATCAACGTCCAGTCGGGTATGGCGCGGCACGTGCTCGACGAGCATCCCGAAGTGGCGAAGGAGGCGCTCGAAGTCGTCCGCGTGGTCAGCGGCACGATCCTGGACGAGCTGAACGCCATGGTGCGGCTGCTGCGTGACTCCGCCCCGCTCCGGCCGTCACCGGGCTTGGCGGATCTTCCCGCGCTGGTCGCTTCGACGAACCAGGCGGGCCTGGCCGTCACGCTGGAACTCGACGCTCCCGGGATCGGGCAGCCGGTCGGCGGCGCGGTGTACCGGATCGTCCAGGAGTCGCTCACGAACGCCGCGAAACACGGGGCGTCCAGTGCCGGCGTGACGGTGAAGGCGAGCGAAGACGGCTTGAGGCTCGACGTGGTCAACGAGGTCCGCACGCCGGGCCCGGACAGTCCCGGTGCCGGGATCATGGGCATGGGTGAACGGGCCCAGGCGACCGGCGGCACGCTGACCGCGCGCCGTGAGGACGGGAGGTTCCGGGTGAGCGCGCGATGGCCGTGA
- a CDS encoding ADP-ribosylglycohydrolase family protein — protein MLVELAIGDAYGGSFEHAYPSFVAEHNTLAGYVRHPGYLGVPAGRYTDDTQMTIAIAELLVSGRRWTPLLLAEQFVRAYHRDPHEGYAPRFHHLLSEVQDGEELLRRLQPQSDKSGAAMRAGPIGVLPTVDDVLYHAKLQARITHDTPAGIAAAQAAALAVHYCHHRLGPVAEVARWIDGILPEDVGHGGWALPWPGKIGPQGWMSVRAALTVLADGGGLARMLHTCVAFTGDVDTAATIALAAASRSPEVAQDLPPVLWRDLENGEFGRDYLAGLDERLLHI, from the coding sequence ATGCTGGTCGAACTGGCCATCGGCGACGCGTACGGAGGCTCGTTCGAGCACGCGTACCCGAGCTTCGTCGCCGAGCACAACACGCTGGCCGGCTATGTACGCCATCCCGGCTATCTCGGCGTCCCGGCCGGTCGCTACACCGACGACACGCAGATGACGATCGCGATCGCCGAATTGCTCGTCTCAGGCCGCCGCTGGACGCCCCTGCTGCTCGCCGAGCAGTTCGTCCGCGCGTACCACCGCGATCCGCACGAGGGTTACGCGCCGCGGTTCCACCACCTGCTGAGCGAAGTCCAGGACGGCGAAGAGCTGCTGCGACGGCTCCAGCCGCAGAGCGACAAGAGCGGGGCGGCGATGCGCGCCGGGCCGATCGGGGTCCTGCCGACCGTCGACGACGTCCTCTACCACGCGAAACTGCAGGCCAGGATCACGCACGACACCCCGGCCGGGATCGCGGCGGCGCAGGCGGCGGCGCTCGCCGTCCACTACTGCCACCACCGGCTCGGCCCGGTGGCCGAGGTCGCGCGATGGATCGACGGCATCCTTCCCGAGGACGTCGGGCACGGCGGCTGGGCGCTGCCGTGGCCGGGCAAGATCGGGCCGCAGGGCTGGATGAGCGTCCGCGCCGCGCTGACCGTGCTCGCCGATGGTGGCGGGCTCGCCCGGATGCTCCACACCTGCGTCGCGTTCACCGGCGACGTCGACACCGCGGCGACCATCGCGCTGGCAGCCGCGTCCCGTTCGCCCGAGGTGGCGCAGGATCTTCCGCCGGTGCTGTGGCGCGACCTGGAGAACGGCGAGTTCGGCCGCGACTACCTCGCGGGACTCGACGAGCGGCTGCTGCACATCTGA
- a CDS encoding AraC family transcriptional regulator, with protein MRKRFSAGSPIASTVVTGDDFDELEHTFQAFLAPDTVKLHTPAPTGSFDISQLSGLRVPGIDPCGLSVYELTLDSDVILQGEETPDAYTVIVTLGGRSQVKIDGEIIPSRHVVTGPETPFQTRYDHPDILLLRMGKQLVADTMRERLGEAPTSALHFDPAIVETSGMSQWLTLLHTFGETAASGLFDRSPLAASHFEKLLLHGLLDTQPHSRSGELAEERPRPRSTAVRRAMTYCEEHAAEPVSIGELAMAARISVRALQQAFRTEAGMTPMEYLRRVRLDNVHQDLLAIAQGRAEGTVTDVALRWGFTHLGRFSGLYRDTYGKLPSETARLTA; from the coding sequence GTGCGCAAGCGGTTCTCGGCAGGGTCCCCGATCGCGTCGACGGTGGTCACCGGCGACGACTTCGACGAGCTCGAGCACACTTTCCAGGCGTTCCTCGCGCCGGACACGGTCAAGCTGCACACCCCCGCGCCCACCGGTTCCTTCGACATTTCCCAGCTCAGCGGTCTGCGCGTCCCCGGGATCGACCCCTGCGGTCTCTCGGTCTACGAGCTGACGCTGGACTCCGACGTCATCCTGCAGGGTGAAGAGACCCCGGACGCGTACACCGTGATCGTGACCCTCGGCGGCCGGAGCCAGGTCAAGATCGACGGCGAGATCATCCCGTCGCGACATGTCGTGACCGGTCCGGAAACGCCGTTCCAGACCAGGTACGACCATCCCGACATCCTGCTGCTCCGGATGGGCAAACAGCTGGTGGCGGACACGATGCGCGAACGGCTGGGCGAAGCGCCGACGTCGGCCCTGCACTTCGATCCGGCGATCGTCGAGACCTCGGGCATGAGCCAATGGCTCACCTTGCTCCACACTTTCGGCGAGACCGCCGCGTCCGGGCTGTTCGACCGGTCGCCGCTGGCCGCCTCCCATTTCGAGAAGCTGCTGCTGCACGGGTTGCTCGACACCCAGCCGCATTCGCGGTCCGGCGAACTCGCCGAAGAACGGCCCCGGCCGAGATCGACGGCGGTCCGCCGCGCGATGACCTACTGCGAGGAGCACGCCGCCGAACCGGTCTCGATCGGCGAGCTGGCGATGGCCGCGCGGATCAGCGTCCGCGCGCTGCAGCAGGCGTTCCGCACCGAAGCCGGGATGACGCCGATGGAGTACCTGCGCCGAGTCCGGCTCGACAACGTGCACCAGGATCTGCTCGCGATCGCGCAGGGGCGCGCCGAAGGCACCGTCACCGACGTCGCGCTGCGATGGGGCTTCACGCATCTCGGCCGGTTTTCCGGTCTTTACCGCGACACCTACGGCAAACTTCCCTCGGAAACGGCACGACTCACGGCCTGA
- a CDS encoding DNA glycosylase AlkZ-like family protein has product MATDKLRAWWAHRQGLDGSLHGASAADVLERTGWMRSVGGSAPYLGLFARARLDRETVDADVARLAIHELPSARGCTYILPSVDFELGLTVGAGAPAGELAAAEKYLGVTQAEIEQLCVTVADLLDASAEPLDPAAIKDAAGPAVRNLGEAGRKRGTTTTLPLALGLLQVRGEIRRVPVNGRLDQQRYGYVRWTPSPRGGLPDMDTAQAELARRYFSWAAPASLKHFRWFSGFTAANAKKAVAQLDLVPLDGTDLLMPKDLADEFAAFTVPAEPSYALLAGVDGIHLLHREMSRLLDDADAGRPVPGGRAGETLGGQADPPSHLIVDRGRFAGLWEFDTETNKIVYKVFGDEDAALRDTVAATQEFVRDRLGDARSFSLDSPKSRASRVADLRA; this is encoded by the coding sequence ATGGCGACCGACAAGCTGCGCGCGTGGTGGGCACATCGGCAAGGTCTCGACGGATCGCTGCACGGGGCTTCGGCGGCCGACGTGCTGGAGCGAACCGGCTGGATGCGTTCGGTCGGCGGTTCGGCGCCCTACCTCGGGTTGTTCGCCAGGGCCCGCCTCGATCGAGAGACGGTCGACGCGGACGTCGCCCGGCTCGCCATCCACGAACTGCCCTCCGCTCGCGGCTGCACCTACATCCTTCCGTCGGTGGATTTCGAACTCGGCCTGACCGTCGGCGCCGGGGCACCGGCGGGTGAACTCGCGGCCGCCGAGAAGTACCTCGGCGTCACGCAGGCCGAGATCGAGCAGTTGTGCGTCACCGTCGCCGACCTGCTCGACGCGTCGGCCGAACCGCTCGACCCGGCCGCGATCAAGGACGCCGCCGGGCCCGCGGTGCGCAATCTCGGCGAGGCGGGCCGCAAACGCGGCACCACCACGACGTTGCCGCTCGCGCTCGGCCTGCTCCAGGTCCGCGGCGAAATCCGCCGGGTCCCGGTCAACGGACGGCTGGACCAGCAGCGCTACGGCTATGTCCGCTGGACGCCGTCCCCGCGCGGCGGACTGCCCGATATGGACACCGCGCAGGCCGAGCTGGCCAGGCGGTACTTCTCGTGGGCGGCCCCCGCGTCGCTCAAGCACTTCCGCTGGTTCTCCGGGTTCACCGCGGCTAACGCCAAGAAGGCCGTGGCACAGCTGGACCTCGTGCCTCTCGACGGTACCGATCTGCTGATGCCCAAGGACCTCGCGGACGAGTTCGCCGCGTTCACCGTGCCGGCGGAACCGTCGTACGCGCTGCTCGCCGGGGTCGACGGCATCCACCTCCTGCACCGGGAGATGTCGAGGCTGCTCGACGACGCCGACGCCGGGCGGCCGGTGCCCGGTGGCCGCGCGGGGGAGACGCTGGGCGGGCAGGCGGATCCGCCGAGCCATCTGATCGTCGATCGAGGGCGCTTCGCCGGCTTGTGGGAGTTCGACACCGAGACGAACAAGATCGTCTACAAGGTGTTCGGGGACGAGGACGCCGCGTTGCGTGACACGGTCGCTGCGACCCAGGAATTCGTCCGCGACCGGCTGGGCGACGCCCGGAGCTTCAGCTTGGATTCGCCGAAGAGCCGGGCGTCGCGAGTGGCCGATCTCAGGGCTTGA
- a CDS encoding M14 family metallopeptidase yields the protein MSTRRRIGGALAATGLALLAVTTPVASAQTGDPARGLYSVEGASTPDKRTAVNRTGVDVAGSRGDALTVVATPGQAASLRAEGFSLKPLGDFDSMLKQRSGRAGTAAVAGDFPPGDEAYHTYAETTAELQKAAKDHADIATLSSVGKSYEGRELNLLKISDNAGTDENEPEVLFTCNQHAREHLTTEMCLRIVQRFTSGYATDPAIKKMVDEHEIYVIPNVNPDGSEYDITGGEYQGWRKTRKPVPGSSAVGTDPNRNWDYKWNCCGGSSNSPSAEDYHGPSAFSESETKAVAEFVNSRVVGGAQQIKTHIDFHTFSELVLWPYGYTKAETDTGLNEEEAKRFADVGKKMAATNGYTPEQSSDLYVTDGDVNDWAWGKHKILSYTFEMYPKDGGIDGFYPPASVIPEQTARNDKAVDILINEAGA from the coding sequence ATGTCCACACGCCGTCGCATCGGGGGCGCCTTGGCCGCCACAGGGCTCGCCCTGCTGGCCGTCACGACGCCCGTCGCGAGCGCCCAGACCGGCGACCCGGCGAGAGGGCTGTATTCGGTGGAGGGTGCCTCCACCCCCGACAAACGCACCGCCGTCAACCGCACCGGTGTCGACGTCGCGGGCTCGCGCGGTGACGCGCTGACCGTGGTCGCCACCCCCGGTCAGGCCGCGAGCCTGCGCGCGGAAGGGTTCAGCCTGAAGCCGCTCGGCGACTTCGACAGCATGCTGAAACAACGAAGCGGCCGGGCGGGCACCGCGGCGGTCGCCGGCGACTTCCCGCCGGGCGACGAGGCGTACCACACCTACGCCGAAACAACCGCTGAGCTGCAGAAAGCCGCGAAGGACCACGCCGACATCGCGACGCTGTCCAGTGTCGGCAAGTCCTACGAAGGCCGCGAGCTGAACCTGCTGAAGATCAGCGACAACGCGGGTACGGACGAGAACGAGCCCGAGGTCCTGTTCACCTGCAACCAGCACGCGCGCGAGCACCTCACCACGGAGATGTGCCTGCGGATCGTGCAGCGCTTCACCAGCGGGTACGCGACCGACCCCGCCATCAAGAAGATGGTCGACGAGCACGAGATCTACGTGATCCCGAACGTCAACCCGGACGGCTCCGAGTACGACATCACCGGTGGCGAGTACCAGGGCTGGCGCAAGACGCGGAAGCCGGTGCCGGGCAGCAGCGCCGTCGGCACCGACCCGAACCGCAACTGGGACTACAAGTGGAACTGCTGCGGCGGGTCGAGCAACAGCCCGTCCGCAGAGGACTACCACGGCCCGTCGGCGTTCTCCGAGTCCGAGACCAAGGCCGTCGCGGAGTTCGTGAACTCCCGGGTGGTCGGTGGCGCGCAGCAGATCAAGACGCACATCGACTTCCACACCTTCTCGGAACTCGTGCTCTGGCCGTACGGCTACACGAAGGCCGAGACCGACACCGGCCTCAACGAGGAAGAAGCGAAGCGCTTCGCCGACGTCGGCAAGAAGATGGCCGCCACCAACGGCTACACGCCCGAGCAGTCCAGCGATCTGTACGTCACCGACGGCGACGTCAACGACTGGGCGTGGGGCAAGCACAAGATCCTCAGCTACACCTTCGAGATGTACCCGAAGGACGGCGGGATCGACGGCTTCTACCCGCCCGCTTCGGTGATCCCGGAGCAGACCGCTCGCAACGACAAGGCGGTCGACATCCTGATCAACGAGGCCGGGGCCTGA
- a CDS encoding pyridoxine/pyridoxamine 5'-phosphate oxidase, translating into MTEKLRGWPSFPEELPEFDPGSTPGTPRELFLEWLYEAGEHVLAPHAVTLSTVDADGIPDARVVILKAVDEDTWAVATSSESPKGVQLAKNPHAALTFFWPGRGRQVRLRGPVSPADPEVSAADFTARPPASRMEAFIGRQSQVLEDPADLDDAAEEARRWVEENPGVAPETWTRYLVTPSEVEFWQASHDRRHQRLRYRRENELWVKERLWP; encoded by the coding sequence GTGACCGAAAAGTTGCGCGGCTGGCCTTCGTTTCCCGAAGAACTGCCGGAGTTCGATCCGGGGAGCACCCCGGGCACGCCCCGTGAGCTGTTCCTGGAGTGGCTGTACGAAGCCGGGGAGCACGTACTGGCGCCGCACGCCGTCACTCTGTCCACAGTGGACGCCGACGGGATTCCGGACGCGCGGGTCGTGATCCTCAAGGCCGTCGACGAGGACACCTGGGCGGTCGCGACGAGTTCCGAAAGCCCGAAAGGCGTTCAGCTGGCGAAGAATCCTCACGCCGCGCTGACCTTCTTCTGGCCGGGACGCGGCCGTCAGGTTCGGCTGCGCGGCCCGGTCTCGCCCGCCGATCCCGAGGTCTCCGCGGCCGATTTCACCGCCCGGCCGCCGGCGTCCCGGATGGAGGCGTTCATCGGCAGGCAGTCCCAGGTGCTCGAAGATCCGGCCGACCTCGACGACGCGGCCGAGGAAGCGCGCCGCTGGGTCGAGGAGAATCCGGGCGTGGCACCGGAAACCTGGACGCGCTATCTGGTGACGCCGTCCGAAGTGGAGTTCTGGCAGGCCAGCCATGACAGGCGGCACCAGCGTCTCCGCTATCGGCGCGAGAACGAACTCTGGGTCAAAGAACGCCTCTGGCCGTAA